In Kaistella faecalis, a genomic segment contains:
- a CDS encoding NUDIX domain-containing protein, with product MIDKLNIRVYATAVKDGKVLVLHEEYAGEQLMKLPGGGLEFGEGVLDCLHREFEEELNVKINVLAHLYTQEDFVVSRFRENEQLLTIYYLVEIIDENDFLIMDPCIEKTEWIPIHTDENPFILPVDKIAFENLKERLL from the coding sequence ATGATTGATAAATTAAATATCCGCGTTTACGCCACCGCTGTCAAAGACGGAAAAGTTTTGGTACTGCATGAGGAGTATGCGGGTGAACAGCTGATGAAACTACCAGGCGGCGGGCTTGAATTCGGAGAAGGAGTTTTGGACTGTCTGCACCGCGAATTTGAAGAGGAACTGAATGTTAAAATCAATGTCCTGGCACACCTTTATACACAGGAAGATTTTGTTGTATCACGGTTCCGGGAAAATGAACAGCTTTTAACCATATATTATCTGGTTGAAATCATCGATGAAAATGATTTTCTTATCATGGATCCGTGTATCGAAAAAACAGAATGGATTCCCATCCATACAGATGAGAATCCATTTATATTGCCTGTCGATAAAATTGCTTTCGAAAATCTGAAAGAAAGACTCCTATAA
- the mnmD gene encoding tRNA (5-methylaminomethyl-2-thiouridine)(34)-methyltransferase MnmD, translating to MRREIRTTSDGSKTLYINELNENYHSHHGALQEARHVFINNGLKLVNNCEINILELGFGTGLNVLVTIDEFLKTDKNHVIEYFTIEKYPVNEDEILELAYDSFFDEAIIKEYNKKLHQCEWNKTIELLPNFFFTKYHCDFFELKDLKLPNIDLVYYDCFGARVQPDLWEKPLFQMVSEKMKSGGLLTTYSSKGSVRRILEALNFKVEKKAGPPGKREMINAIKLTEA from the coding sequence ATGAGAAGAGAGATAAGAACAACTTCAGACGGAAGCAAAACGCTATATATCAATGAATTAAATGAGAATTACCACTCCCATCATGGTGCTTTACAGGAAGCGCGACATGTATTTATAAATAATGGACTAAAACTAGTCAATAATTGTGAAATTAATATTTTAGAACTGGGTTTTGGAACAGGACTGAATGTTTTAGTGACAATTGATGAATTTTTGAAAACTGATAAAAATCATGTTATTGAGTACTTCACCATCGAAAAATACCCCGTAAATGAAGATGAAATTTTAGAATTAGCTTACGATTCATTTTTTGACGAAGCAATTATTAAGGAATACAACAAAAAATTACACCAGTGTGAATGGAACAAAACCATTGAACTTTTGCCCAATTTCTTCTTCACAAAATATCATTGTGATTTTTTTGAGCTTAAAGACCTAAAGTTGCCAAATATTGATTTGGTGTACTACGACTGCTTCGGGGCAAGAGTACAGCCGGATTTATGGGAAAAACCATTATTCCAGATGGTTTCAGAAAAGATGAAAAGCGGAGGGCTGCTTACCACCTACTCCTCCAAAGGCAGTGTGAGAAGGATTTTAGAAGCGCTCAATTTTAAAGTAGAGAAAAAAGCCGGTCCGCCGGGAAAAAGAGAGATGATCAATGCTATAAAGCTGACTGAAGCCTGA
- a CDS encoding S1/P1 nuclease yields the protein MKKILSNLMLLTAVLAANFMYSFGVTGHRVVAEIAENHLSGKAKRHLKKIIGDQKLAYWANWPDFIKSDTTGVWKHTDQWHYVNISPQDNFKSFSDSLQVQTGPNLYTQIKTLSAQIKDINTPAKDREIALRFLIHLVGDSSQPMHVGRAEDLGGNRIKIKFFGENTNLHSLWDSKLIDFQKYSYSEYSALLDVKSKEEVKQIQAGTLEEWLYDSHQSANRIYANTVMDVSYAYDYNYKFADLMERQLLYGGLRLAKILNDIL from the coding sequence ATGAAGAAGATCCTCTCTAATCTGATGCTGCTTACGGCGGTATTGGCAGCCAATTTTATGTATTCGTTTGGTGTTACAGGACACCGTGTAGTTGCTGAAATCGCAGAAAACCATCTTTCAGGGAAAGCAAAAAGACATTTAAAAAAGATAATCGGCGACCAGAAACTCGCCTACTGGGCCAACTGGCCGGATTTTATAAAGTCTGATACCACGGGAGTCTGGAAACATACCGACCAGTGGCATTACGTGAACATCAGTCCGCAGGATAATTTCAAATCCTTTTCCGACAGTCTGCAGGTGCAGACCGGGCCAAATCTCTACACGCAGATCAAAACACTTTCTGCTCAGATTAAAGATATAAACACACCAGCTAAAGACAGGGAAATCGCTTTGCGCTTTCTCATTCACCTCGTTGGAGATTCGTCTCAGCCGATGCATGTTGGCCGTGCAGAGGATTTGGGCGGAAACAGAATAAAAATAAAGTTTTTCGGTGAAAACACGAATCTGCATTCCCTTTGGGACTCCAAGCTTATCGATTTTCAGAAATACAGTTATTCTGAATATTCGGCACTTTTGGACGTGAAATCCAAAGAAGAAGTAAAACAGATTCAGGCGGGAACTCTTGAAGAATGGTTATACGACAGCCACCAAAGCGCAAACAGAATTTATGCGAATACGGTGATGGACGTATCTTACGCCTACGATTACAATTATAAATTCGCAGATTTAATGGAACGCCAACTTTTATACGGCGGGCTGAGATTGGCTAAGATTCTCAACGATATATTATAG
- a CDS encoding DUF4294 domain-containing protein — MNFNKPVLLFLLFLGLNANAQKDSVVIAKPISQYPPELLKTDEFGNKYYYDEAQKAKIYEIDGENVVVMDELILFNKPRFNNQLDQNYYYFLNKKLNRVYPLFLTALEQYQDIQDEMKNLERSAQKKYVSERQNALAAQYEVQLRDLTTTEGRVFAKLMNRATGKTVYEIIRELRGGWSAFWWNVKGNIADVEIKEPYDPRRNRTDEFLESLLQSNWNAGYFTPYPGYQNFKIKK; from the coding sequence TTCGGTGGTGATCGCAAAACCCATTAGTCAATATCCGCCGGAATTACTTAAAACAGATGAATTTGGTAATAAATATTATTACGACGAAGCACAAAAGGCAAAAATATACGAGATTGACGGTGAGAATGTGGTGGTGATGGATGAATTAATTCTCTTTAACAAACCCCGGTTCAATAATCAGCTCGATCAGAATTACTACTATTTCCTCAATAAAAAACTCAACCGCGTTTATCCTCTGTTTCTTACTGCTCTGGAGCAATATCAGGACATACAGGATGAGATGAAAAACCTGGAACGCAGCGCCCAGAAAAAATATGTCAGCGAAAGACAGAATGCATTGGCGGCGCAGTATGAAGTTCAGTTGAGAGATTTAACCACAACCGAAGGCCGTGTTTTTGCGAAATTAATGAACCGTGCAACAGGGAAAACGGTTTATGAAATCATTCGTGAACTCCGCGGTGGCTGGAGTGCGTTCTGGTGGAATGTGAAAGGCAATATTGCCGATGTGGAAATTAAGGAACCTTATGATCCGCGCCGAAACCGTACCGACGAATTTCTGGAATCGCTCCTGCAAAGCAACTGGAACGCCGGATATTTTACGCCTTACCCTGGTTATCAGAATTTTAAAATCAAAAAATAA
- a CDS encoding peptidylprolyl isomerase, giving the protein MNVDKETYEGLKDGLYANFQTSKGNMIVKFEDKKAPVTVANFVGLAEGKIENKSKAKGVPFYDGTIFHRVIKDFMIQGGDPKGTGMGDPGYKFDDEKNDLQHTGKGILSMANSGPNTNGSQFFITEVATPWLDGKHTIFGSVVNGVEVIDAIANVEKGAQDKPKTDVVLEKVAVFTKGDEYKNYDAASIFNDGKGKIQENNKAVMNQIEADKKKKAEEFAANQQKLVDDLKAEMQSTTSGLYYKITKATNGAAPQRGEEVAVHYAGKLVDGSEFDSSFKRNQPIDIPIGVGQVIKGWDEGIMLLKEGETATLLIPSELGYGSAGAGGVIPPNAWLIFDVELVKVKSNASR; this is encoded by the coding sequence ATGAACGTAGACAAAGAAACTTACGAAGGACTGAAAGATGGCCTTTACGCAAATTTCCAAACTTCCAAAGGAAATATGATTGTGAAATTCGAAGACAAGAAAGCGCCGGTAACCGTAGCGAATTTTGTTGGTTTGGCTGAAGGAAAAATTGAAAATAAATCAAAAGCCAAAGGAGTTCCTTTTTATGACGGAACCATTTTCCACCGAGTGATTAAAGATTTTATGATTCAGGGGGGTGATCCCAAAGGAACCGGAATGGGTGATCCGGGTTACAAATTTGATGACGAGAAAAACGATCTTCAGCACACAGGTAAAGGAATTCTCTCAATGGCGAATTCGGGACCGAACACGAACGGATCTCAGTTTTTCATTACAGAAGTGGCAACACCGTGGCTTGATGGTAAGCATACGATTTTCGGATCTGTTGTAAATGGCGTTGAAGTGATTGATGCGATTGCTAATGTAGAAAAAGGTGCACAGGATAAACCTAAAACTGATGTTGTTTTAGAAAAGGTCGCAGTATTCACCAAAGGTGATGAATATAAAAACTACGATGCTGCTTCAATTTTTAATGACGGTAAAGGAAAGATTCAGGAAAATAACAAAGCGGTTATGAACCAGATAGAAGCAGACAAAAAGAAAAAAGCGGAAGAATTTGCTGCCAATCAGCAAAAACTTGTAGATGATTTAAAAGCGGAAATGCAGTCAACTACATCAGGGCTTTATTATAAAATTACCAAAGCCACTAACGGTGCAGCACCACAGCGTGGAGAGGAAGTTGCAGTGCATTACGCAGGTAAACTTGTGGATGGCAGCGAGTTTGATTCTTCCTTTAAGAGAAACCAGCCAATCGATATTCCTATCGGTGTGGGTCAGGTTATTAAAGGTTGGGACGAAGGAATTATGCTGTTGAAAGAAGGGGAAACTGCGACATTATTAATCCCCTCTGAATTGGGTTACGGATCAGCAGGTGCGGGCGGAGTTATTCCTCCAAATGCATGGCTGATCTTCGATGTGGAACTGGTAAAAGTGAAAAGTAACGCTTCCAGATAA
- a CDS encoding branched-chain amino acid aminotransferase, producing the protein MIIQKSTNPRISTFDPENFSFGNTFIDHMIICEYEDGIWGDVKLVPYGQLPFSPAMMGVNYGQACFEGMKAYKDKDGQVFLFRPEKNFARINKSASRLAMPEVTEEMFIEGLKALVDIDRAWIPQGEGMSLYIRPLIFATEEALKARISNKYMFAIVATPAKSYYSEPVSVLISDFYSRAANGGVGSAKAAGNYAASFYPTQLAIEQGYEQIIWTDDATHEYFEESGTMNVFVRINDTIYTPPTSEKILDGVTRDSFIQLAERRGIELKVEPVAVKTVIEAQKNGTLKEVWGVGTAVVTTVFKALGYNGEKLNLPSLSLEESFALTLQKDLVDIQTNKVEDPFGWRVLVEKKILETV; encoded by the coding sequence ATGATAATTCAAAAATCTACCAATCCGAGAATTTCAACCTTTGATCCTGAAAATTTTTCGTTTGGCAATACTTTTATCGACCACATGATTATCTGTGAATACGAAGACGGTATATGGGGCGATGTTAAATTGGTTCCTTATGGCCAGTTGCCATTTTCACCTGCAATGATGGGGGTAAATTACGGACAGGCTTGTTTCGAGGGAATGAAAGCTTATAAGGATAAGGATGGTCAGGTTTTTCTTTTCCGTCCGGAGAAGAATTTCGCAAGAATAAATAAATCTGCAAGCCGGCTTGCAATGCCCGAAGTTACTGAGGAAATGTTCATTGAAGGACTGAAAGCCCTGGTAGATATAGACCGCGCATGGATCCCGCAGGGTGAGGGAATGTCTTTATATATCCGTCCGCTTATTTTTGCAACTGAGGAAGCGCTGAAAGCAAGAATTTCCAATAAATATATGTTTGCAATCGTAGCAACACCGGCAAAAAGTTATTATTCAGAACCGGTTTCTGTACTGATTTCAGATTTTTATTCAAGAGCTGCAAACGGTGGAGTTGGTTCTGCAAAAGCGGCAGGAAATTACGCTGCATCTTTCTATCCAACCCAATTGGCTATCGAACAAGGTTATGAGCAGATCATCTGGACAGATGATGCGACACATGAATATTTTGAGGAAAGTGGTACCATGAATGTTTTCGTAAGAATTAATGATACAATATATACTCCGCCTACCTCCGAAAAAATTCTTGATGGGGTTACCCGCGACAGCTTTATACAGTTGGCAGAAAGAAGAGGAATTGAACTCAAAGTTGAGCCGGTTGCAGTGAAAACAGTAATTGAAGCGCAAAAGAACGGTACGCTGAAAGAAGTTTGGGGAGTGGGAACCGCAGTAGTAACTACAGTTTTCAAAGCCTTAGGTTACAACGGAGAAAAACTAAACCTTCCAAGCCTTTCTCTTGAAGAAAGTTTTGCATTAACCCTGCAGAAAGACCTTGTTGACATTCAGACTAATAAAGTTGAAGATCCTTTCGGATGGAGAGTTTTGGTTGAAAAGAAGATTTTGGAAACTGTTTAA
- a CDS encoding FKBP-type peptidyl-prolyl cis-trans isomerase: protein MKKFILISSLLLIGCAQNQQAHPPVGGILSEKDLNTSKNRAKNLNQTERAQIQDWIKSQQEKFYPMSLNYWVNIDNLQQNQRKNDGDSISYEYEIYDFDLVKLYDQPKKNSNVQFGRFEELKAVEDALRYLNKNQEATLLVPSVLGFGTYGDNDKIPNDMPLIIKIKVL from the coding sequence ATGAAAAAATTCATCCTGATATCATCCTTACTGCTCATTGGCTGTGCGCAGAATCAGCAGGCGCATCCGCCGGTTGGTGGAATTCTGAGTGAAAAAGATCTGAATACTTCCAAAAACCGGGCGAAAAACTTAAATCAGACAGAAAGAGCACAAATTCAGGACTGGATCAAAAGCCAGCAGGAAAAATTCTATCCGATGAGTCTGAATTATTGGGTAAATATTGATAATCTGCAGCAGAATCAAAGAAAAAACGATGGTGACAGTATATCGTATGAATATGAAATATATGATTTTGATTTGGTAAAGCTTTATGATCAACCCAAAAAAAATAGTAATGTTCAGTTTGGCCGGTTTGAGGAACTGAAAGCGGTGGAAGATGCCCTGCGGTATTTGAATAAAAATCAGGAGGCGACCTTGCTAGTGCCTTCTGTGCTTGGTTTCGGTACTTATGGAGATAATGATAAAATCCCGAATGATATGCCTTTAATCATCAAAATAAAAGTACTTTAA